The following proteins are encoded in a genomic region of Cryptomeria japonica chromosome 11, Sugi_1.0, whole genome shotgun sequence:
- the LOC131041220 gene encoding extensin-2 — protein sequence MASSQTMEQSSSMAFFILSLFCLLASVVQANYYKSPPPPYLYKSPPLPSPSPPPPYHYKSPPPPSPSPPPPYHYSSPPPPSPSPPPPYHYNSPPPPSPSPPPPYHYKSPPPPSPSPPPPYHYKSPPPPSPSPPPPYHYKSPPPPSPSPPPPYHYKSPPPPSPSPPPPYHYKSPPPPSPSPPPPYYYKSPPHLSASPPPPPYHYKSPPPPSPSPPPPYHYKSPPPPSPSPPPPYHYKSPPPPSPSPPPPYHYKSPPPPSPSPPPPYHYPSPVYKYKSPPPPVYKYKSPPPPAKSPPPPPPVYKYKSPPPPVYKYKSPPPPPPVYKYKSPPPPVYKYTSPPPPHY from the coding sequence ATGGCCTCCAGCCAAACAATGGAGCAGAGTTCTTCCATGGCGTTCTTCATTCTCTCGTTGTTTTGTTTGTTGGCCTCTGTAGTTCAAGCAAATTATTACAAATCCCCCCCTCCTCCATATCTATATAAGTCTCCTCCACTGCCATCTCCTTCTCCACCACCTCCTTATCATTACAAatcccctccccctccctctccttctccccctccACCATATCACTATTCTTCTCCCCCACCACCTTCTCCATCCCCTCCACCTCCATATCACTACAACTctcccccaccaccatctccatctccaccacctcccTACCACTATAAATCTCCTCCTCCCCCTTCTCCCTCTCCCCCACCTCCATATCACTACaaatccccaccaccaccatctccttcTCCCCCACCTCCATATCACTACaaatccccaccaccaccatctccttcCCCACCACCTCCTTATCACTATAAATCTCCTCCTCCCCCTTCTCCCTCTCCCCCACCTCCATATCACTACaaatccccaccaccaccatctccttcCCCACCACCTCCTTATTACTATAAATCTCCTCCTCATCTCTCtgcctctccccctccccctccatATCACTACAAGTCTCCCCCACCACCATCTCCTTCTCCTCCACCTCCCTACCACTATAAATCTCCTCCTCCCCCCTCTCCATCTCCTCCACCCCCATATCACTACAAGTCTCCCCCACCACCTTCTCCATCCCCTCCACCTCCATATCACTACAAGtctccaccaccaccatccccatcACCTCCTCCACCATATCATTATCCATCTCCAGTCTACAAGTACAAATCTCCACCTCCTCCTGTTTACAAGTACAAATCTCCTCCACCCCCTGCAAAATCTCCACCACCTCCCCCTCCAGTCTACAAGTACAAATCTCCACCTCCTCCCGTTTACAAGTACAAATCCCCCCCTCCTCCTCCCCCTGTCTACAAATATAAATCACCTCCTCCGCCAGTGTACAAGTACACTTCCCCTCCTCCACCTCATTATTAA